ATATTTATGGTAACACATTAGAAGGAAAGAAAAAGGCTGCGGAAGCATTAGGAATATCTCTTGCTTCCTTATATAATAAAATGCAAAATCTCCGTTAGAGGAGAACAAAAGGTTACGCCTTTCTTAGTTTACAATTTACAGTGTACAATTTACAGTTTAGGTAAGAAATGCAAGGCATTTCTCTTAATTATTTATTTCATCCTTCATTGTAAATTCCTATATTTTTTTAATTCGAAAAGTTATCCCAAGATTTTGCTTGATTATTTGCCTAAAGAATAAAAAAGTGAGTCATTATCTTATATAAAGTTATAGGGTAATGGTTTACTTTTTTTATTAATAATTTTTAGAAGAATACTAATTCTAAAAATTTAGAAATTATATATTGGAATTCTAATTTATTAGAATAGAGCTATAATTAAGATTCTGTAGACATTTAAATTGTTGTTATATAAGTATTTATAAATAAAATTCTAAAATTTTAGAATTTTATGTTTTAATATTTAGGATTTTATATTTTTATTAGATTTTATGAATTAGCATTATAACAAGAATTAAAGACTAAATAATAAAATAATTATAAGTTGGCATAATAATTGCTTTAAATAAAAGTGAAGAATTAAATAAAGGAGATAATATAAATGAAAAGCATTAGAATTGGTGGCGGAGCTGGATATGGAGGAGATAGGATTGAGCCTGCAGTTGATTTAATTAAGTATGGAAAGCTTGATTATATTATATTTGAATGTCTAGCAGAAAGAACTATTGCACTTGGACAATTGCAAAAGCTTTCTGATAATAAGAAAGGTTATAATGAACTTTTGGAATATAGAATGGAAAAAGTATTACCATTAATAAAAGAAAAAAATATAAAAGTTATAACTAATATGGGAAGTGCAAATCCAATCTCAGCAATGAAGGTAATAAAAGAAATGGCTAAGGACATGAAGATTAGTGGCATAAAAATAGCAGCAGTTTTAGGAGATGATATTAGTGATAATATTGAGAAATATATAGAAAATCAAGTTATTGAAACAGGTGAAAAGTTAAAATCAATTTCAAACATTATATCAGCAAATGCATATATAGGCTGCAAAGGCATAGTTGAGGCTTTAGAAAATGGAGCCGATATTGTAGTTACAGGAAGAGTTGCAGACCCATCCTTAGTACTTGGACCATTAGTATATGAGTTTAAGTGGAGATTTGATGATTATGACTTATTAGGAAAAGGAACTTTAGCAGGACATCTTTTAGAATGTGCAGCTCAAGTAATGGGAGGGTATTTTGTTGATCCACCTTATAAGGAAATAAAAGATCTTTGGAATTTAGGCTTTCCAATTGGAGAGATAAATGAAGAAGGACATATAGTTATTTCAAAATTAGAACAAGCTGGTGGACAAGTTACAGTAGATACTTGTAAGGAACAAATTTTATATGAGATTCAAGATCCAGAAGAGTATTTTACTCCAGATGTAATTGCAGATTTCTCTAAAGTTAGAGTTAAAGAAATAGGAAGAGATGAAATTTTAGTTGAAGGTGCAAGTGGAAAAGCAGCAACAGAATTATATAAAACCAGTGTTGGCTATAAAGATTGCTACATTGGTGAGGGTGAAATAAGTTATGGCGGTACAGGAGCTTATGAAAGAGCAAAAATAGCAGGAGAAATAATAAAAAAGAGATTGGAATATGTAAAGCTCCCTATTGAAGAATTAAAAATAGATTATATTGGTGTAAATTCATTATATGACTCTAGTTTAAAAGAAAAAGCTTCTTATGATGAAGTAAGACTTAGAGTTGCAGCCAGAACATTAACTAAAAAGGATGCAATAGTTATAGGAAATGAAGTAGAAGCACTTTACACAAATGGGCCAGCTGGTGGTGGTGGTGCAAGAAAATATGTAAGAGAAGTAGTTTCAATTGTATCAATTCTAATTCCAGCAGAGGATATAAAAATATCTGTTCAGTATGAGGAGGTATAAAAATGAAATTAAGAAAAATTGCACATTCAAGAACTGGAGATAAGGGAGATATTTCAGTTATTTCAGTTATTGTATATGATGAAAAAAATTATAAAAAAATTAAAGAAGAAGTTACTGTAGAAAAGGTAAAGAAACAATTTGTGAATATTGTAAAAGGTAAAATAACTAGATATGAAATAGAAAGTCTTGGAGCTTTGAACTTTGTAATGGAAAATGCTTTAGGAGGAGGAGTTACGCGTTCTTTAGCAATAGATCCGCATGGAAAGTCATTGAGTTCATTATTATTAGAAATAGAATTAAGTGATTAAATAAAATTTTGAATAATTAATAACAGTTATTATAGCTAATATATAATATTTTGATTTTATTTGAGCTTGCTATAATATTGGAGGAAATAATATGAATTTAATTATTAATGCAGATGACTTTGGTTTAACATTAGGTGTATCTAAAGGAATAATTACGGGAATGAAAGAAGGAATAATAACAGATACCTCAGCAATGGTTAATTCAAAAGATTTTGACACAAGTGTCTTGTTAGCTAAGGAAGCTGGAATAGAAACAATGGGAGTTCATTTAAATATTACAGCCCTTAGACCTGTAAGTAAAATAGAGGAAGTAAAGAGTATAGTAGATTCCAATGGATTCTTTTACAAAAATCCTAATATTATTCCAACACCATACAATTACATAGAAATAGAAAATGAACTTAAGGAACAAATTAAAAAGTTTTTAAAAACAGGTCTTGGGCTTGATCATTTAGATGTTCATCATGGATTCAATACAATAGATAAAAAAATATTTAAAATTATACTCGATTTAGCTGAAAAATATAAAATACCTTTAAGAAGAAATACAGATAAGTTTGAAAATACAAAAGAAAAGACAGTAATAATGACTCAATATTTCAATAAGGAATTTTATAATGAGAATGCTAATGAAGATGGACTAAAAGATATATTAAATAAGTATAAAGATAGTAAATCTACCTTGGAAATAATGACACATCCGGGATTTGTAGATGAAGATTTAAAAAATATATCAAGCTATAATATAAACCGTAAAAAGGAATTAGAGGTATTAACTAGTGATGAAATAAAAGAATTTTTAATAAACAATGATATAAAATTAATTAGTTACAAGCTGTTAAGTAAATTATAAAAGTTATGAAATTATACTAAAGCATGGGGGAATATAAATGGAAAACAATAATTTTATGAAGAAATTTAATGATATTCTGGAAAGTAAATTGATGCCTATTGGAGATAAAATTAGTAGGCAAAGGCATTTAAAAGCTGTTAGAGATGGTATGATGAGTGTAGTTCCTTTAACTATTATAGGTGGATTATTTATGATAATTGCAGCACCACCTGTAAACAAAGATGTCTTTGCATGGAGCCCTAAGGTTCAAGGGATTCTTTTGTTACCGTATACAATGACGATGGCAATAATGGCTTTCTTTGCTACAATAGCTATAGCATATAGCTTAGCAAAACAATATGAATTAGAAGAAATAAGTGCAAGCGTTATAGCTGGGGTTATATTTTTATTGATTTGTGCACCCGCACAAAGTATCATACCTAAGGGCATGGAAGTACCTCAATCTATGTTGTCAGTTACTTATTTGGATGCTAAGGGATTATTTAGTGGAATAATTATTGCACTTGTTGTTGTTGAGATAATAAGATTTTTGAAGAAGAGAAAAATTACTATAAAAATGCCAGATGGTGTTCCACCGGCTGTAGCTGCATCTTTTGATTCGATAATACCATTATTAGTTTGTATTGTTATATTTTATTCTATAAGTGTGTTTTGTCAGTTAACATTTAATCTTTCGTTTCCACAAGTAATAAATAAATTATTAACACCTGCACTTAATGCAGCAGATACGCTTCCTTTTATATTGATTTGTGTGTTGTTAATGAAATTGTTTTGGCTTTTAGGAGTACATGGTGGTAGTATTATGATGAGCTTGCTTACTCCGATTATGACGGCTAATCTTATGACAAATGCAGCATTATCCACTGGTGGACAAAATCCAACACAAATATTTACAAGTATATTTATATATTGCTTTGCAATAACAAATATACCTCCATCAGTTTTGGCATTAAAAAGTAAGAGTGCTCATTTAAAAGCAATTGGAAAAGTAAGTTTACTCCCAGCAATTTTTAATATAGGTGAACCTTTAGTATTTGGATTACCATTTGTATTGAATCCAATATTGGCAATTCCATTTATCATTATCCCAATGATAAATATATCTATAGCATATTTTGCAGTTAAACTTGGTTTTATTGCTAAAGCTGTTGTAGAGCCACCATTTACTACTCCTGGACCTATTTATGCATTTTTGGGAACTTTAGATTATAAAGCAATTATATTATGGTGCGTTTTAACTACAATTGCTTTTGTAATATATTATCCTTTCTTTAAAATTTATGATAAAGAATTATTAAAACAAGAAGCAGAACAAATGGAAAACTAATAAATTAAGAAGATGCACTGTTTAATTATTATATCAAACAGTGCATTAAAATATAGGAGTATAAAAGTATTATAGAAGGGAGACGGGCATATCGATGGATTCTATTAAAACTTCTTTCTCAAAGGAAAGGATATCTATAAAACCAGAAACAATTATGGCCGGATATGGAGGTCGAATTTCAAAAGGAATTAATGACGATTTATATGTAAGGACTATTTTATTTAAGAGTGAAGAGGAACTTTTTATATTAATACAATTGGATCTTTTAGCAATTGATTATTATCTTAGTGATTTAATCAAAGGGAGTTTAAAAGAGCAATTTAATATTAAATACGAAAATGTAAATATTAGCTGTATTCATACACATTCAGCTATAGGTGGGATTGTTAATACAAAAGAGGCTATTAACAAAAGATATCAAAAAACATTTGGAGATTTTGATAAATATATAGCTGAAGAAATAATTCATAAGATAATGCTATGTGTTGAAAGATGTATAAGCTCCACTGAAAATTTCACTATTTCATATGGCAAAGATGTAGTAGAAGGTATATGTACAGACAGAAATAATATGGAAAATGAAATAGATAATTTGTTGCAGGTTTTACATATAAAAACTGAGAGTAACAAGCAGGCTGTTATATACAATTTTGCCTGTCACCCAACGATTTTAGAAAAAAGTAATGAGCTTATTTCAGCAGATTTTCCAGGAGAAACTTCAAAGTTTTTAGAAGCAAATAATATAGTTTTAGCAATGTTCAACAATGGTGCTTGTGGAAATATAAGTACAAGATTTACTAAAAGGGAGTCTTCATTCAATGAAGTAAAACGAATAGGCAGAGAGCTTGGAGAAAATATATTGAATATTGCTAATAAATATGAAGAAAACAACTTGAAGTTTTCAAATATAAAACAAACCCATAAAAATCTTTTTCTTAATATAAAAGAGACAAGGACTAAAGAAAATATAGAAAATGAAATTCTTGTAATTAAAGATAAAATTCAAAATGCTTTAGATAATAATTTGGATAAGAATACAATTAAGCCATTGTATTATGAACTTGAAGGAGCTAAAAGAAATTTAGAATTAGCAGAGAGCTTAAAGGATATAAAGACAATTGAAGTAAGAATAAATATAATTAATTTTGATAATATATATATTGTCTATATTCCTGGAGAATTATTTTCATCACTTGGAGATAAGATTAAAGGAGCTTTTAAGGATAAAACAATCTTAATCACATGCTATAGTAACGGATATATAGGTTATATACCTGATCAGAGAGCCTATGAAAATGGATGTTTTGAGGTTATGCTGACTGTATTAGCAAAGGGAGAAGGAGAAAAACTTGCTTTAGATATTATAAAGCAAATACAATGAATGGAAATGGCGTATTTTGGTAGATTTGAAATTTAAAAAGAATTAATTAGAATTTGGTGAAGTTTAAGTATTAACCAAATTCTAATTTTATATCTATAATAGGAATTATTTCTTCTTTATAAAATTACTATAATACAGCTTTAATTTCTATAAAACGAACTTCATGAGGCTCTAATTCTGCTGTTATTGTTAAAATGTTATTTTCAGCAGTTTCTATCCTTTTTTGAATCCTTGGAAGAGATGCAAATTTCAAATAATCAATATCTTCAAGATGCTCTAAAGGAAGACCTCCTAATTCAAGCCACTTGTCAAAAGAACTTCCATATGACTTATTTACAATAGTTTCAGTTATCTGATATTTCTTTTCAAAAAGTTTTTTTAATGGTAGAATTATTTTTAATGAATTTTGTTTTGAAAATGGTGTATATCTATTAGCAAAAGTAAGATCAAATATTTCACCAGATGCATATAGTTTTGAAAAATGCTCATAATTATATAGCATTATTTGAATATTATTTCCATCTGTTGTTATAAAGAACCCATCTCCTTTTTTTATCAATTTATCACCAAGTTTACTAAGCATTTGAAAAATGTAATAGTGAGATTTTTTAATTCTGTTATATGTAAAAAAGCCTTGACCTCCATGATATAATTGATCACTTATTTTTACTTCTTCGGTAAAGTCAGATACCTGCCAATAGCCAAAACTTTCAAGGCTATCATAGTTTTCTAATATATTTTTAGCAATATATGCTGATTTATACACCGTATCATTTAGTAATTCATTATGAGAAATTGAGGAATTCCAGCCAATTAGATATAATTTATCTGTGTTCCAATTGTTAGCTTTTATTCTATTTTTAACACGATTAATATTTTCTTTTAGAGCATTTTCAGATTCTATATATACAAGACGTCTTCTCATTTCTGCATGAACTTTCTGTGAAAGAGTAGTTGGATCTTCTCCAGATAAATTTATTGGATAAAAATGCATGTTTATAAAATCAGGTAAACAATTATTTAATTTACAATAATCCATAAAAGTATCTATCCAATCGTTCGAACCTGCTATAGTATCTGAAAATACTGGAGAACTTCCAAAGCTAATAAGTGGACTTATTTTCTTCACAGTATTGTAGGTTTCTTTATAGAATTCAAAGAAATCATTCTTATTTTCGAATCCAAACATTTTTGTTAGATCTGGTTCATTCCAAAGAAAAAATGGCCAAGACTCAACTTCCTTTCTTCCATAGCGAGATATAAAATGTTTAATTAAGATTTCAATGGAATAATTCCACTTATCCATACTTTTTGGAAGACTTATTACAGATGGAATAAGAAACATTGTACGATTAGAATCCAAAGCAAGTTCTTTGGGCATAAAAGAAAGTTCCATAAAAGGCTTTATATTAATTGAAAGTAAAAAATCAATGACTAAATCAATATAAGTAAAACACAGTTCAGGAGCTCCTGCTTTATTTTCTGAATAAAACATCATTTCGTCATCTAATAAGCCATGAAAGCGTATATATTTAAAGCCTATATCTCTTTGCATTTCTGTTAGCATATGTTGATTTTCAGAAATTAATATATTTTTTGCTTTTCCAATACCTATTAAAGTTTTAAAAGTATGTCTTAATGGAATGCCTTTTACAGAGGTATCTATTGCTTCTATTTCATATATCTCAGTGTTAGATTTATTTATTTCAGCTGAAATATTACTTTTAGGAAGATAATTTACTAAACGATTAAATGAGGTATTGTGATTTAAAGCAAAGTAATTAATACTTTCTGTCATATTTCTTTTTTGCCTAATATAATTAGTCTCTTCTTTTTTACGATACTTACTCGGAAGATAATTATACTTATTTTTAAAGGCAGCTACAAATGAACGTGTATTAGAAAAACCATTTCTTTCGGAAACATATTCAATTTTTGAATTAGGATTAGCCAAATCTTTTACAGCATGAGAAAGTCTAATTTCTGTTAAATAATCACTAAAACTAAGGCCAATATATTCTTTGAAAATTTTCGAAATATAAGGGGTTGATAAGAAAAAGGTTTCGCCTAAACTATTCAAAGAAATTTTTTCTCTATAATGTTCATTTATGTAGTTTACTATATTTTTTATTCTTTCAATGTTTTTGTTTGTATCTTTATAATTAGAATTGTATTCCCCCTTAAAATAAGTGGTTAATAAGTATAATAATTTATAAATATAAGATTTATTTAAAAGATCTATGCTATCTACTGGATTAATATTATTTTTTATAATTAATGCAATAAGCTTTTTTAATGGTGTAAATTTTGTTTTATCTGTTTCTATAGAAGAATTACAATTAAATCGCTTTTGAGAATAATGAGAAATCTCAGGATCTAATGCAGAAAAATCAATTTTTAAAGATAAAACTTCACATTTATTACCAGATACAGAGTGAACATCAAACATATTTATGAGAATAATATCATCTTCACGCAAATTATATTGAGTATTACGACAATAAACTTGAGCATTACCAGATAATACATATAGTAGTTCGATACTTTGATGCCAATACCTTTCTAAGTTTTCAATAGCAAGAACAGAAAATTGCAAAGGAGAAGATGTATTAAAATTTACTAGTTCATGATTTATATTCATAAAACCTCCTTGAGACAGTTAAGAATTAAGAATTATGAGTTAAGAGTTTAAGGTTAATTTGTTAACAATATAATATTAAATAAATTCTTAATACAAATATAATACCATTTAGTAGTAATAAATTCACTCAAAAAATATTTAAACTGTAGAATTTTAATATTTTTACTGTAAAAATTTAATATTTATAAAAAAGAAGTTTATTTTATAAAACAAAATGAATATAAAATTGTAGTTAATAAATTATGATAATAGATTTTTTATGTAAATATTAAATGTTAAAATAATAACAAGTGGTGTAAATATTTACACGAATAAAAAATGGAGGCATGAATATGAAGATTTTAGGTATTTCAGGTGGAAGAAAAGACGGCAATAATGATGCCATGTGTAAAGAAGCTTTAATGGCTGCAAAGGAAATGGGAGCAGAAGTTGAATTTGTTCATTTATTAGACTTAGATATAAAGCATTGTACTGGATGTACAGCTTGCGTTAATTCGCTTATGAGTGGAAAAGGAAATATGTGCGTACTTAAAGATGATTTTGATTGGTTACTAGATAAGATGTTAGATGCAGATGGAGTAATTTTCTCAAATCCAATTTTCTGCAAAGGCGCGCCAAGTATGTTCCTTGCAATTAGAGATCGTTTTGGACCAAGAATGGATAGAGGAAATAATGTTGTAGCAACTAAGATTGCAGAAGCAACAGGTGGAAAAGCACCAGATCCAAGAATATTAAAAGATAAAGTTGTTTCATATATAGGAATTGGTGGTTCTGATTGGGTTACAAGATTCCAATGTGATTCAGCAATACAAGCTTTGACTCCGATGTGGAAGGTTATAGATAATACTGTGTTCCCTTGGTCAACAGGAATTGTTGTTGATGAAGATAAAGTTGCAAAAGTACATCAAATTGGTATTAATATTGCAAAAGCAGCACAAGACATTGAAAATGCTACTTATAAAGGTGAAGAAGGAGTTTGTCCACATTGTCATAGCAGAAATTTCTTCCTAGATAGAGAATCTACTCATGCTGTATGTTGTATGTGTGGTATTGAAGGTGAAGTTAAAATTGTTGATGGTAAGGTAAGCTTTGAATTTCCAGAAGAACAATTAGAACATGCTCATGATACTTTATCAGGAAAGTTTATTCATGCTGAAGATATAAAGAAGACTGTTGCAATAAGTATGGAATTAAAAACATCAGATGAATATAAAGAACGTTTGGAAAATTATAAGAATTTTATTAGCGGAAGTAAGCCAGCGAGATAATTAATAAGATTAAAATTGAATTGTTAAATCTCGGATATGAAAGCAATAGTGATTTTTAGTATATAGAGATTAAGTATTTAGCAGGTAATTAAAACTACCTGCTAATGTACATTTGAACATTGATTATTTGAACAGATATATATAATTAAATAAAGAGAGAAGGATAATTGGAAATAAATGAATATTTTAGAACGTGTTCAGAAAATACCTGGAGGAATGATGGTCGTACCAATGGCCATTGCAGCAATAATTAATACATTTATGCCTAGTATTTTGCAGGTAGGGAATCCATTAACTGCTACTTTTACAGGAAAGGGAACCATGTGCGTAGTTGGAATGATGCTGGTGTTTACTGGCATTCAAATTAAACCTAGACAAATACTTCTTTGCTTAAAAAGAGGTGGCATACTAAGTGGTTTAAAAGTTGTTATTGGGATTGTCTTTGGGCTTTTAATAATGAAACTATTTGGAATGGATGGGATATTAGGTATATCAACATTAGCTTGGGTTGCCTGTTTAACAAGCTGCAATCCTGGATTATACATAGCTCTTATGAATGATTATGGGGATGAAATTGATAAGGTTAATTATGTATTGTTAAACGTAATTGGTCTTCCATTTATACCAGTATGTATTTTAGGATTTGCAAATGGAAATGGTTTAGATTATAAGAGTATAATTGCAACCATTGTACCTTTAATTGTAGGAATGCTTTTAGGATGTCTAGATCCAAAGATAAGAAGCTTTTCAAAGGATGGAGTAAAGGTATTAATTCCATTTATGGGCTTTTGCCTTGGAGCAAATATTAATCTAGGCTTAGCAATTCACTCAATTGGAAAAGGTATGCTGTTATTTGTAGTTTATATGATCTTTAATTTTATCCCTTTATATTTGATTGATACAAAGGTGCTTAAGCAAAAAGGACATTCATCAACTGCAATAAGTTGTGTTGCAGGTTTAGCTATGACAGTTCCGAGTTTAATGGCTGAAAGCGATAAAAGTTACCTTCAATATGTAAATGAGGCAACAGCGCAACTAGCTTTTGTAGTAGTGATAAGTGCAGTTGTAACACCTTGGCTAGTTAAAAAAGTTGTTAATAAAAAAGAATTTGAAAGGTCAATAGTTTCTGCAAATTTTTAATAATCTATAAGACACTATAAATTACTCATGTTCCTAAACTTTTGAGGTACTATTAAATTATATTAGAAGGAGATTTGATAATATGGAAAATATGAATTATATACCTAATGGCGGACAAACTTATATGCCTTTTCAAGATAATATTAAGGTTAAAATCTTTGATTTTAAACCTCTTGATGCACCAAAATCACCTATACCTACCTTACAGCTAAAAGATGAATTTAAGGAAAAAGGATTTTTTAAAGCTGAAGATTGTCAACATTTTATTCCCGGTGTTACTGCAGAAATGTTAGATTGGTTTTGGGCTAATATGGAGAAATGCTATTATCTATGGGCACCAGGTGCACATAAGAGATTTAGTTGGGTAAAATCTCCTGTAGAATATGGATTTATAAATTCAAAACATATGATTTCAGAAGCAATGGTTCCAGGAAGACCTGTATTCGGTGGAAATGGAGTAGTGATCAATAGATTTGATTTAAATTGGTTTCCGTTTACAACAGCACTTGAGCATGTGATAGTAGAAGGCATTCTTAATGATAAGAATGAAATAGTAGATATTAACATTCATATGTGGGAAAATGTTGAAGGAGGAATAATTCATGTGACCTCTGCAGCAATAAATACTAGAATTAGTGAACCTCCATCTTTCATTAAAGACTCCCTTGATTCAATGCCAACAAATGAAGATAGAGCAATTCATGCAGAATATGAGGCTGCTATGTGGCCAGTTTTTCTTCCAAAGCTTTATGATCTGTGGAGGGATCATCCAGATTTATCTCAAAATGTTCAATGTGATTTAAGAGTTAAAGTATCAGAAAATGGACAGTTGGAATATATATCTGAAAACAAACCAGTAACAATATAGATTATTAAAGCTATATTGCCCTTAGAGCGATTTTATCTAGTTAGGAGTGGTACTGGGTAAAATTAAATCATAATATATATTTCTAGTAAGTTCATTTTCTAGACCCTTCTAAATTGACAATTGTTAATTTAACATTGATAATTGTAATATGTTGAATTGAAAGTATATTTGAATGTATGGTAGGTGAAAATAAATTTGACTCGCAGACGTAGAGATATTTTAAATGCAGAAGAATACATAACAGGAAATGAATTAGCTAGAATTTGTAATGTGTCTATTAGAACAATAAGAAGTGATATTAAAGAGATTAATGCTCAATTAAAGTAATATTTTGAAGTAGTAATATTTTTGACCATTTGGAGGTAAGATTATATGAATATAAAGTTTGATCCAAATAATGACGTTATTAAACTATGTATGAGTGGGATGGCATTGGAGAGTAGTGGAAACATTGAAGAAGCAATAACGATGTTTTATAAAGCATGGCAGGAAGCAACAGACGACTATGATAGATTTATTTCTGCTTATTATTTAGCTAGTCAACAAAAGAGTATTACAGACAAATTGAAATGGATGGAAACATCTTTACAGTGTGCACTAAATATTGATGATGAAAATGTTAGGAGTGCATACTCAACTTTATATTTAAACATTGCCAAATGTTATGAGGAGTTGTGTGATTCTGCTAATGCAAAAAGAAATTATGAACTGTCAGATTCGTATAAGGGTGCACCTTTTGATGAAGGACCATTTTATCATGGAACAAAGGCAGATTTGCAGGTTGGTGATTTACTGACCGCGGGTGGAAATTCAAATTACAAACCTGGGCTTAAAATGAACCACATTTATTTCACTGCTAATGTCAATGGTGCAGGACTTGCAGCAACATTAGCAAAAGGAGAAGGAAGAGAACGTGTTTACATAATAGAACCAACAGGTGAATTTGAAAATGACCCAAATGTTACTGACAAAAAATTCCCTGGCAATTTAACACGCTCTTATCGCTCACAAGAACCTCTGAGAATTATTGGTGAAGAAACAGAGTGGGCGAATCTGACAACTACGGAGCGACGTGAATGGCGCGAAAAATTAGCTAAAAACAAGGGTGAAATTATTAATTGAACATATTTCAAATGAAGAATATCAAAAATGAATATATACTTTGGAATGTTGTTGACATATTTTCTTGAACAATAAAATCGTTGAATTTAAGCCTCTTGATGCACCAAAATCACTGATATCTAATTTAGAACTAAAAGATGAATTTAAGGAAAAAGGATTTATCAAAGCTCAAGATTGTCAACATTTTATTCCAGGTGTTACTACAGAAATGTTAGAAAGTAGTACTAGGTAAAATAAAAATTCAAGCATAAAATATATTTCTAGCAAGTTCATTTCTTGAGACCTTCTAAAATTGACAATTGTTGATTTAACATTGATAATTGTAATATATTAAATAGAAGGTCTATTTGAATGTATGGTAGGTGAAAATAAAATTTGACTCGAAGACGTAGAAATATTTTAAATTTAATTTTAAATGCAGAAGAATACATAACAGGAAATGAATTAGCTAGAATTTGTAATGTAACTATTAGAACAATAAGAAGTGATATTAAAGAAATTAATGTTCAATTAAAAGAATATAATGTGGAAATTGATTCTAGTGTAAAAAGTGGTTATTTTTTAAATAAGAAGAATAAAGATATTTTAAAAAGAAATAATATTA
The window above is part of the Clostridium saccharoperbutylacetonicum N1-4(HMT) genome. Proteins encoded here:
- the arr gene encoding NAD(+)--rifampin ADP-ribosyltransferase; protein product: MSDSYKGAPFDEGPFYHGTKADLQVGDLLTAGGNSNYKPGLKMNHIYFTANVNGAGLAATLAKGEGRERVYIIEPTGEFENDPNVTDKKFPGNLTRSYRSQEPLRIIGEETEWANLTTTERREWREKLAKNKGEIIN
- a CDS encoding HTH domain-containing protein; protein product: MKINLTRRRRDILNAEEYITGNELARICNVSIRTIRSDIKEINAQLK
- a CDS encoding flavodoxin family protein, giving the protein MKILGISGGRKDGNNDAMCKEALMAAKEMGAEVEFVHLLDLDIKHCTGCTACVNSLMSGKGNMCVLKDDFDWLLDKMLDADGVIFSNPIFCKGAPSMFLAIRDRFGPRMDRGNNVVATKIAEATGGKAPDPRILKDKVVSYIGIGGSDWVTRFQCDSAIQALTPMWKVIDNTVFPWSTGIVVDEDKVAKVHQIGINIAKAAQDIENATYKGEEGVCPHCHSRNFFLDRESTHAVCCMCGIEGEVKIVDGKVSFEFPEEQLEHAHDTLSGKFIHAEDIKKTVAISMELKTSDEYKERLENYKNFISGSKPAR
- a CDS encoding 2-keto-3-deoxygluconate permease, whose amino-acid sequence is MNILERVQKIPGGMMVVPMAIAAIINTFMPSILQVGNPLTATFTGKGTMCVVGMMLVFTGIQIKPRQILLCLKRGGILSGLKVVIGIVFGLLIMKLFGMDGILGISTLAWVACLTSCNPGLYIALMNDYGDEIDKVNYVLLNVIGLPFIPVCILGFANGNGLDYKSIIATIVPLIVGMLLGCLDPKIRSFSKDGVKVLIPFMGFCLGANINLGLAIHSIGKGMLLFVVYMIFNFIPLYLIDTKVLKQKGHSSTAISCVAGLAMTVPSLMAESDKSYLQYVNEATAQLAFVVVISAVVTPWLVKKVVNKKEFERSIVSANF
- a CDS encoding DAPG hydrolase family protein, with the translated sequence MENMNYIPNGGQTYMPFQDNIKVKIFDFKPLDAPKSPIPTLQLKDEFKEKGFFKAEDCQHFIPGVTAEMLDWFWANMEKCYYLWAPGAHKRFSWVKSPVEYGFINSKHMISEAMVPGRPVFGGNGVVINRFDLNWFPFTTALEHVIVEGILNDKNEIVDINIHMWENVEGGIIHVTSAAINTRISEPPSFIKDSLDSMPTNEDRAIHAEYEAAMWPVFLPKLYDLWRDHPDLSQNVQCDLRVKVSENGQLEYISENKPVTI
- a CDS encoding GH39 family glycosyl hydrolase, which translates into the protein MNINHELVNFNTSSPLQFSVLAIENLERYWHQSIELLYVLSGNAQVYCRNTQYNLREDDIILINMFDVHSVSGNKCEVLSLKIDFSALDPEISHYSQKRFNCNSSIETDKTKFTPLKKLIALIIKNNINPVDSIDLLNKSYIYKLLYLLTTYFKGEYNSNYKDTNKNIERIKNIVNYINEHYREKISLNSLGETFFLSTPYISKIFKEYIGLSFSDYLTEIRLSHAVKDLANPNSKIEYVSERNGFSNTRSFVAAFKNKYNYLPSKYRKKEETNYIRQKRNMTESINYFALNHNTSFNRLVNYLPKSNISAEINKSNTEIYEIEAIDTSVKGIPLRHTFKTLIGIGKAKNILISENQHMLTEMQRDIGFKYIRFHGLLDDEMMFYSENKAGAPELCFTYIDLVIDFLLSINIKPFMELSFMPKELALDSNRTMFLIPSVISLPKSMDKWNYSIEILIKHFISRYGRKEVESWPFFLWNEPDLTKMFGFENKNDFFEFYKETYNTVKKISPLISFGSSPVFSDTIAGSNDWIDTFMDYCKLNNCLPDFINMHFYPINLSGEDPTTLSQKVHAEMRRRLVYIESENALKENINRVKNRIKANNWNTDKLYLIGWNSSISHNELLNDTVYKSAYIAKNILENYDSLESFGYWQVSDFTEEVKISDQLYHGGQGFFTYNRIKKSHYYIFQMLSKLGDKLIKKGDGFFITTDGNNIQIMLYNYEHFSKLYASGEIFDLTFANRYTPFSKQNSLKIILPLKKLFEKKYQITETIVNKSYGSSFDKWLELGGLPLEHLEDIDYLKFASLPRIQKRIETAENNILTITAELEPHEVRFIEIKAVL